One Blastocatellia bacterium DNA segment encodes these proteins:
- a CDS encoding lipopolysaccharide biosynthesis protein, whose amino-acid sequence MSEGIRHEALKRAFYKGSISWIGAQIFVRVINFFAGIALARWLAPEDFGLMSLGLTVTTLIALFGNVGIGHYLIYHPEERPEVLTAGFWLGVIVSLGLFAFQAAVAPPIAEFYGRPDLVPILLTLGLTLLIAPWGSVHAALLRRRLEIGKLVLPQVVATLIGTGIGLVLARWGAGVWSLVVPFVLAALITAALNWKLSPWRPAPHWSRRSWREIVRYGRHVLGNDLTAYAMQNADYILIGRWMGASPLGYYTFAYNQSLMLPTLFMGVFSHVVFPIFARLRERSDELRAAYFRFARTSAGIAIPPLLLLIVAAPEYVRVIYGEKWTPAVLPLQLLLLHAVGRCLMLGAGELFNAIGRPDLNFKCSLAAVPVFVVAVAMSLRWGIVGVAAATALIFLSLSGVVTAIALRTLRWKLADLWTALSPVGLGAGGVLLVTWLLRQASESLALPEWQTLLALFLGGGIVYALALALLLRPELRELKDLVVPRRTAPIEQASVSDR is encoded by the coding sequence ATGAGCGAGGGCATTCGCCACGAAGCGCTGAAGCGCGCTTTCTACAAGGGTTCGATCTCTTGGATCGGCGCGCAGATCTTCGTGCGCGTCATCAATTTCTTCGCTGGGATCGCGCTCGCGCGCTGGCTTGCGCCGGAAGATTTCGGCCTCATGAGCTTGGGCCTCACCGTGACGACGCTCATCGCCCTTTTCGGAAATGTGGGGATCGGGCATTACCTCATCTATCATCCCGAAGAACGCCCGGAAGTCCTGACGGCGGGATTTTGGCTTGGCGTGATCGTGAGTCTCGGCCTCTTTGCGTTTCAGGCCGCAGTCGCCCCTCCGATTGCTGAGTTCTATGGGCGTCCGGATCTCGTCCCCATCCTCCTCACCTTGGGTCTCACCTTGTTGATCGCTCCATGGGGGAGCGTACACGCGGCACTTCTGCGCCGACGCTTGGAGATCGGGAAGCTCGTGCTGCCCCAAGTTGTGGCGACGCTCATTGGGACAGGAATCGGTCTGGTTCTGGCTCGATGGGGAGCTGGTGTTTGGAGTCTCGTCGTACCTTTCGTCCTCGCCGCTTTAATCACTGCTGCTTTGAATTGGAAACTCTCCCCGTGGCGTCCTGCACCTCATTGGTCTCGCCGTTCGTGGAGGGAGATCGTCCGCTACGGACGACACGTCCTCGGCAACGATTTGACGGCATATGCCATGCAGAATGCCGATTACATCCTCATTGGGAGATGGATGGGCGCGTCACCGCTCGGCTATTACACGTTCGCCTACAATCAGAGCCTGATGTTGCCCACGCTGTTTATGGGCGTTTTCTCGCACGTTGTCTTCCCTATCTTCGCGCGGCTCCGCGAGCGATCGGACGAGTTGCGCGCCGCTTACTTTCGATTCGCGCGCACGAGTGCTGGGATCGCGATTCCTCCTCTTCTCCTCCTCATCGTCGCTGCTCCAGAATACGTGCGCGTCATCTACGGGGAGAAATGGACGCCCGCTGTCCTTCCGCTCCAATTGCTACTCCTTCACGCCGTCGGGCGATGCCTGATGCTCGGAGCTGGAGAGTTATTCAACGCGATCGGGCGACCTGACCTCAATTTTAAATGTTCGCTCGCGGCGGTTCCCGTTTTCGTGGTGGCCGTGGCGATGAGCCTGCGATGGGGGATCGTCGGTGTTGCCGCAGCAACGGCGCTCATTTTCCTGAGTCTATCAGGAGTCGTCACGGCGATCGCTCTCCGCACGCTTCGTTGGAAGCTCGCGGATCTTTGGACGGCTCTGAGTCCTGTCGGCCTCGGCGCAGGAGGGGTCTTGCTTGTGACGTGGTTACTTCGGCAGGCCTCGGAGTCGCTCGCCTTGCCCGAGTGGCAAACGCTCCTCGCGCTCTTCCTCGGAGGTGGAATCGTCTATGCGCTTGCTCTGGCCTTGCTCCTTCGCCCAGAATTACGCGAGCTCAAAGACCTTGTGGTCCCTCGTCGCACAGCGCCGATTGAGCAAGCTTCTGTGAGCGACCGATGA
- a CDS encoding glucose 1-dehydrogenase yields the protein MNLKGKGAIVTGAARRVGRAIALALAERGADVVVHYHRSEEDARETVREIEVRGVRALAVRADLGEVREIERLIEEAVRFLGHLDVLVNNASVFFRTPFGSITEEQWDLNLDVNLKAPFFCAQYAARVMQQQGGGKIINIADWAGFRPYAGYIPYCVSKAGLIALTQVLAKTLAPTILVNAVAPGPVLLPEEYGEEETRAIIEATPLKRLGSPEDVARAVLFLIEGSDFITGHTLVVDGGRLIGS from the coding sequence ATGAATCTCAAAGGAAAGGGCGCGATAGTCACCGGGGCGGCGAGGCGCGTCGGAAGGGCGATCGCGCTCGCTTTGGCCGAACGCGGCGCCGATGTCGTCGTGCACTACCATCGTTCCGAGGAAGACGCGCGGGAGACCGTACGCGAGATCGAGGTCCGGGGCGTTCGTGCACTCGCTGTGCGAGCGGATCTCGGGGAGGTCCGCGAGATCGAACGATTGATTGAAGAAGCGGTGCGATTCCTCGGTCACCTCGACGTCTTGGTGAATAACGCCTCGGTCTTCTTCCGAACGCCCTTCGGCTCGATCACCGAGGAGCAATGGGACCTCAATCTCGACGTGAACCTCAAAGCACCCTTCTTTTGCGCTCAATACGCGGCGCGGGTCATGCAGCAGCAAGGCGGGGGGAAGATCATCAATATCGCCGATTGGGCGGGATTCCGCCCATACGCGGGCTATATCCCATACTGTGTCTCGAAAGCGGGGTTGATCGCACTCACGCAGGTTTTGGCGAAGACGTTGGCGCCGACGATCCTGGTCAACGCGGTCGCGCCCGGTCCAGTTCTTCTGCCGGAAGAGTACGGCGAGGAGGAGACGCGCGCGATCATCGAAGCCACGCCGCTCAAGCGGCTCGGATCGCCTGAGGACGTCGCTCGCGCCGTGCTCTTTTTAATCGAGGGAAGCGATTTCATCACCGGACATACACTCGTCGTGGATGGAGGTCGGCTCATCGGTTCATGA